The genome window AATCAGTAATCTCTATCAAGAACGGTATCTGGAGGAATTGGACGCTTACTGTAAGGAACAGAAACGAGTACAACGAGAAAAGCAAAAGAAATTCAAGACACAGCACCCCGAATGGTTTACTCGATACCCTAAGTTCTCAAAAATGTTGGCAAAAGTCTTGGACTCCTCTGATGAAATAAAATCTGCTGCAACTGCAGAGAAGATTGTAGAGATAGAAAAGAAATTAGGATTTATTCTCCCAACGCAGGTTCGGGACTTTTTTCTCATAACTGAGGGCGTTAATGTATCTACAGGTTTGAGTATCAACTTGTCCCAGCTCTTTAACCTAACTATTCACGAGGAGCATTATTGTGTACTAGGTGAATTTTGGAAAGAGGCTGACGGAGATTTACTCCTACTCCGCCCCGGCGAAGAAACTGTTTGGTACTATGCCCATGAGCAAGACAAAGTAAAATTTTTGCGGAATACCATGTATGAATTGTTAGAAAAAGAGTTAGTGAATTATCTGCGAGAAAGTTCCTTGTAAACTGACCTAATGCACATGCCAAAACAGAAAAAGCCGATGCGGACTTTCTCTGTAAGCGAATTTATTCTCTTTTCCTGGGTTTATTCTCTTTTCCTTTGTTTATTCTTTTTTCAGCTTTCTAATGACCTCAAAATACTTTTGGCTGATCTGCTGTATGGCCGGAATCCGATCGGCCAGCTGGCGGCCGTTTAAAAAATGATACAGCTTTCCTTTCCGAGCAGTATTTGCCCGAATCTCAACCGTAATCGTCCGCAGCGGCATATACTGCATCATAACCCGGCCATTTCCATTTTCTTCCATTATAATATCCGCTGGCTGCGGATAAATCATTCGCCGGTTTAGCTCCGCCGCCAGCCCCCTTGCCCAGTCCGAATCTCCCGCGGTCAGGCAGCTGTCTGCCCAATCCTGCGCCGTAACCGACAACGTATAGGTATCATAAATCATAATTCCCAGCCGAATAATGAGCAGCACCGCAAAAATACAAATCGGAAACACCAATGCGCTCTCAATCGTAACTGAGCCCCGCCGCTTATTTTTCAGGCAATTGCTTTTTATTATTTGAGGGCTTTTCTGTTTTTTTATCCTGCTCTTCATGTTCACTGGCCCGCCTCCTTTTTCTGGCAGTGTTTGCACTGGCTCAAGCCTCTTTGTTCCGCTTCTGATAGAGAGATTTCTGTAACCTGATGATTGACCTGACTGCATTCTTTCTTTGCATGATAAATACTCGATGTATCAGTTTTATACACAATATCCGAAAAAATCCAGCCCTTCTTTTGACAGCTCTTACATTCCTTACAGTTATGGAGCTTATCTTTGCTAAACTCATACACCGGCGAATAAATGGAGATGCAGTACCGGTCGGTATGATAGCGCGCCCCCTTTGCGGTGATATACACCATCGGCTCTTCTTCCGATTCCTCCTCGTCCTCTTCTTTTTTCTGATATTTTTCTCCGTCATAGCGCCGGATATTGCCGATATAGCTTTCAATATAAACCGGCTGGCGAATTTCCGCCTGTTTTAAAAAAGACAGCCGTAAAGGAAAATCATAAAGATAGCGAACATAAAAGCTGGATGCCTTAAAATCATATAAATACCGGCCAAATCCGATACTCAGCCGCTCCGGCTGAAAACCGGAGGTGCCGATTAGCTGCCGGCAAACTTTTTGCTTCAAATAATGATCAAAGAAAACCCGGCTGACATAAACCGTAGCTTCGCTTTTGGCAATCCCCGGCAATTCTTGCGGCAACTTACCGATTTTTTCAGCCATATTACCGGACAACTCAGCCATTTCCCGAAAATCGGCAAGTAAATCCCCGGCAGCCGGCGAATAGAAGTCAATCGGCTTTTGCACCAATTCGCCCGCTTTTTTCTCCATTTTCAAAATATCCTCGGTCTTTAAACTCTGCCGCTGATAGCTATGATGCGCCAAGAGCTCTGACAATTCCAAATGATACAGCAAATACGAATCATAGGCAAAATCCACCGCCGCTTCCGCCGCCGCCCGGCTCAGCCGGTAGTCCATATGCAGATAACTCATCAGGCTGTACAGCACCATCATAGTATAAAACACAATTGGCACCACAATCGCCGCCTCAATCGTCACTGATGCCTTGTATTTCACTAATATCCCCCCTCTGTCCGGACTTCAATCCGGTACTTATCTTCCAGCCATGTGCCAAAGTGCCCCGTTTTTCCAAAGGGCAGAAAAATCGGCTGATAATCGGCAGCAGAATGGAGTTCAAAACGCCGTTCGCAGTCCAGCAGATAAAAGTCCGGTACGGTTTGCTGCTGATTTTGCTGAATCAAATCCAGCGCCCGCAGCCATTTCACATCCGCCGGTACAAAATCCGCCAATAAAAACAAACGCAGATAATCCACATAATTCATGCCGATATAATCCCGCCAGTCTTTTGTCCCGCTTTGTCCTTCCGCTTTCGGCCTGACCGGTTTCAGCTTTTGGTCAATCTTTTGCTTTAACAGCTCTTTCTGCTGTTTGATGGTGTCCTTGCCCAATTTATTAAATTCCGTGCCCAATTCGCTTAATTTTTCTTTAATGGCGGTTTTGCCCTTGTTTTCCGTTTCCCGCAGCACTTTTTCAATTTCTGCCTCTGCCTCCGCAATCGCTTTTTCCGCTGCTTCTACTTTCTTGGTATAGTTTTCTTCTATTTCTTGTCCTGCCTGCTCTATCGGCTGAAAGGCTTTTTCGATAATGGCTTTGGCCTGCGCCGGACTAAGCCCCATTTCAGTCAGCTCCCGCTCGGCCTTTTCCTTACCGGCCGCATAACCCTGTAATTTTTGCCTGACCGCGCTTTCCACACTTTGCCGAATGGAGCGATCCAGCGCCTGAACCTCGGCATTTAATTCTTCCGCTTGCTCGGCTGTCCGGTTTTCTAAGTAATAACTCAAATCGCCGGTCAAACTGCCCGCCAGTGCATTGAGATTATCCTGAAACACTTCCGTTCCCTTTTTCAGCGCTTTTTCAGCCGTTTCCGCCAAAGCCTCCACCACTTCTAAGGCCACTCCGGACAAAGCCCCCTGCAAAGACGTGTACCAAGTGGCAGCCGTTTTAACCAGCGGTACGCGCTTACCGCGAAAGAGCATAAAGATATCCGCCCCGGTTTCCAGCGCCGCCCATAAACCGACAATCACTCCGGTTACAATCAGCGTTCCCGCGCCCAAGCTCCACCAGCCGGCAATCGCTGCCGCCAGCGAGTTCACCGTTGCCATCTTGACCGGATCCGAAATTAGAGCAATCACATTAAACAGAAGGCGGACACCAAATAAAACGGCAATCATCGCCGCCTGATTGGTCGTTTCCGTCCCGCCAAAGAGCAAATATTCCAGTTCTCCCCGCCGGGCGTGGTCGCTCCTGGCATAGCCGGAAATTGCCAATTCATCCTCCGGCTGCAAGGCAAAATGAGAAAATACCATAAAGTAGTATTCATTGACAATAAACTTTTCCGAAAGCTCCCGA of Lachnospiraceae bacterium oral taxon 500 contains these proteins:
- a CDS encoding SMI1/KNR4 family protein, with product MDKLELFSKCLNLAEGRENPESWWDWWNEHESEVEKLLNHGEFLKLKPRSHGFSWVPVFGSQKGAIAILEKNGIAFEISNLYQERYLEELDAYCKEQKRVQREKQKKFKTQHPEWFTRYPKFSKMLAKVLDSSDEIKSAATAEKIVEIEKKLGFILPTQVRDFFLITEGVNVSTGLSINLSQLFNLTIHEEHYCVLGEFWKEADGDLLLLRPGEETVWYYAHEQDKVKFLRNTMYELLEKELVNYLRESSL